In Aedes albopictus strain Foshan chromosome 3, AalbF5, whole genome shotgun sequence, the genomic window CATGCACCAGCAGCACCACACTTTTCACAGAACCATGCGATGGTATAAAGTGAAATAAGCGCACACACGGCGAAAGCATAGCAGGCTCtggcatcatcgtcgtcatcgtaaTACCACCGGCGGCCGACCATCGCCATCGTCTTCGTGTGGTGTGGAAGTCCGGTGGGTGGTAAATTAGAATATGAACATGGTTTTGTCGGCATTTTTTATGCTGGTAATAAATTTTCAATATTTCACCGTCACGCGGTTGCCACTCTCCCGAGTCGCGACTGCACGCTGTTGAGTCTTGGTCGGCCGGCCGGTAGGTACGTTTAAAGTAGGCGGCGTATACGCTAATGGAAGCGCCTGCTTTGATGGGTTGACTTTTGAATGGAGCTCTCGGTTGAAATCCGAAGGCTCTTCATCGCAGGTGGCCTGGCCGGCTAGCTTTTATGGTTTAATGACGGCAGGTGTTACAATTATAAAGAAAATTCCGTTCCTTGCAAGCAATAGTCATATTCTAATATTTGGGTTGTCGATATTAATTGCGTCTACTTCTGACTTTAAACGCAAGTGTTTCATCTCCATAAAACTTGGCGTAATTTTCTTTTACAACATTTTATGCCTAGTACACCAAGTTTTTGCCGTTACAGCATGCACAATTGTTtcatacacggaaaaaaatccattcccctaatcatgaataaaaaatcatgttcttatgatgtctgccaactcataatatcataattaaaattcataatatcatgaatgagttgaccagaaatatgaatagaaacaagcattttcataaattatattcatggtcgcttcctagcgttacacttagggaacgttcaaaaattacgtccaacattttggggggagggggggtctaagaaagtgtgacagtacgtgtattaggtataggaaaatagcgtgacagaggggggagggggggtctagaaatcccgaaaaacgatggacgtaataaatgaatcttcccttatctgccatatgcaattatataaatcgcgcggtcgtccagcacagacatgtggaaaaagttgaacctgctatttttgcaaagtttttatttggttagagtaataaatgtgcatatatgaggaaatggaacatcgaaacagtgtgcccgtaagattcggcaggatgttgggagttgattgactaaaaagtaaacacgcaaaaagtaaacagtgcctagttcgcgttttcgttgtgtcatccgtcgtagttccgagtttatgtacggagggtgaagcaaagtgagaatcgcgcgttaattttcgctaattctctctatttttccggtttatccatcgttcgacgagttcggagactcagcaagtgatgtgaactagtgaacaattgatgtggtttggagggcattcttagcctgttggatgtaggtgccaaagacaaaaataataaaccagctaaatatgattatccggtgagttcgatcattgttgttctcttttatatttgaacattacatatcttcactaacaagaggccaactaaaaagtgatggataggtcccaaaatcatagaaatgggttctgatatcacgtattttattttcttatgattttagcttgcatcgttttattaatctaattaaaagcatttgggaccgacgacgacggaatcataaaagtaattcttaattccatgaattctatgcatggttccatctccctcaaccatgattttatgaatttgactgagaagcatataggtccgacgacgacggaatcataaaggtaattcttaattccatgaattctatgcatggttccatctcccttaaccatgattttatgaatttgactgagaaacattgaggtccaacgacgacggaatcataaaagtaattcataattccatgaattctatgcatggttccatctccctcaaccatgattttatgaatttgactgagaagcatataggtccgacgacgacggaatcataaaagtaattcttaattccatgaattctatgcatggttctacctcaccaaaccataattttatgaatctggtggtaaagcatcaggatctgcatccaggtttattaaaattattcttggcttcatgaatgctactcatgatcccagcttatttaatcatagcttcatgattatattttccatttttggtcgtcgaaagccaaaacaataacgggtgcatagcgttatggtgaaatcaatcataagatcataaaatttaatcatggtgtatatttataacataaaatcataaaaatatcgggaaactatgagtcatattcatggtcttgggaatggatttttttccgtgtagggtaaacaggtatgaATAATGCGCCCCAATGGGACAAAATGCCCCCCTtcaatttcaagagaatttgaAAAAGTGAGTGGATAAAATCATTGTATAAGGCTTCATATTTATGAGACCAGTCTACTATGTTGATTTTGTGGTTGTTGTGCCCTTTGAAACAAATATACAACAAGAAATTGAAAAGGCACATATTTCTTGTAATTATCGATGTGTTGAAATTAAGCGCTAGCACGCGTCAATGAAGTACATCCAATGAAAGTAGCAGTTGGATGGAACATTGAAGCTGATTTATCCGCTACTCACcgtatcaaaacaaaagcgccaccatatatggacggtaacacagtgacagcagtcgagttacgtcaaacacacaaggctacggtggcactatctgttcatttcatagtggctgttttagttattttagtgatccattatgaAGTAAAATAACTTATCTCCGCAGTTAGCGTTAGCCCCGACACTTTTGTGAGTTTATGATTTTGTTGCTTTTAGAAAACACGTTATATCGGAATAAATACTGTAATTTCGccactgagatgaaccagcctcgggctgaaaatctcgtaaataaagacataataataaaataactgtaatttcgtgaaaaaaaataatatcggATAAACGCTAACACTTTGTTCAATCAATAAATGCAGTGATGGGGTAAAATACGGTTACGAGTGCAGAGATATTTCCATTATtccttaaggggggcatattatacatGTTTACCCTATGACTTTTTAAAAGTAtacgcgaaaaaatccgttcccaTAAGCGTGAACAAAATATCACGATATACAGAACACAACGTTTGTCCGAATTTGTGACCATGTTCCTGTAAACGTGATTCCTTGCATGAAAGATGTCACAAAACCTGGAACACAGTTTTTGCGTGCTAGATGGCATCACCCGTTTCGTAACGCTTTAAAAAACTGGAACTGGAATCACGATTTTAAAAGATGGAATAACCCTTTTCGTGACTTTGTTCCCGAAACAGGAACTGCGTTCACGCGCGCTGTCAACATTAACATtgtaggggtagtcggggtaatttggccaatggggcaatttgagcacctcgagcggttccatatcatttcagcaacgagtaattttcatatatctttatttggatgaaaccttgcatacaagtctttgggggagaaaaacgccgttttgcatacttggttcgccattttaaatctagccttacttatgagaagggcctatgaaaaatgcacatgatatcttcaaaaaattgtatctcgaaaacggtttgtccgatcggtttggtgtcttcggcgaagttttagacaattgttggtgctatatggagaaaatatgcacggtaaaaaaatatgtttggtttttgtgatttgaactaaaatatagattttccctcaaaagtgacatgtcaatattttttttattatccttagctgactgaaaatgctacctagtgcacagtgggttgttctggagaaaaataggttacaatgaaaaaaaaatgttttaaaaaattacggttttcaaaaaaagctattaagtaaagtcaaaaaagtttgtcgccctaattttatgaaagtacatcaaatttgcaagaaaaaagtacttcggtaacatttttctaagatgcaccgtttagaagatattactaatttaatattgatttttttgataacttaataagttttagcccttttcggatgtactccgtgtttctccagtttcaaaagtatttttttcggaaagattggaaaattttgagttaaaatgacactgacagcttaaagatttgagtgaaattcactgccttaaaagtattttgaaacaagttacaaaatcccactatcaagaacaatgatttcttccagtggtttttattgccttctgctgaaaacgtgctaataagtattagatacaggtaattagataccagttagctgtactacgtacagttggtgattgtaaacaGGGTCTTTtttggaactagtccaccatggactagtggatcaaatcaacgtagtctgacacgatgacattagtataattccagcttttcgcaagatttcagccaattttgattaaaattggtataatattagtataatattagtcaccttccatcaaactagacggctgccgactgatacctcaatcaacaaccgccgcactctttattcattccaggtatatacaatttacaatcttcttcaataacaatatacctacggcagcaaatctacctcgctccaactctccaaactcgtacctgacgatacctgagcgttcaactctacctatcttccagcagtctttacccagcattctatgatttatacccgtgagctgtataataatgtctgactcggttctgaattcatccagtatctactagggaaaatcaaacagtaaatgcagaaaggttgctagaagcatagtgatttcatagtaatttcagctaataatccagtgtttttgaactagatccagtgttgtttgataacataataattgtaaaggaaagtgtaacacgttttggtgcaaaggtaagttttaaatacacattttaattatatgtgttgtgatattttcgttcaaaactaacaattggaaaatattttctatgttacagattacaaaatgagtaaaatcagatgtattcgtccattcaaagacattcagtgttcgaaagagctgcgatatctcacggatggtatcatccaaaaactgaagtcaattggattttccaaggtatccacactgaacaccaaggattttcgtatttgttcgtcttgccgtctacatattgattcaagagctcacctcacccaaaacgaagaacaaagcgtagccggtggctcaaggatgccaactgttcagaccatacctgttgtacctgattcgcaaagctatgaaagtttggtcacgataccatcagcgtcaacgctaagcacaattcaatcaaatgaagacttcacgatgcctgtagacgtcgaaatattcaaccgaggaatagcagctattcatgtttcgcctatagatttaggtaaggttaaaaatgttcactatcctgaaaaaaagtgcgctgaaatcgtcgaaggtgtacgaagaaatctttttaaattagacgctaaaacagaaaaagcaaacgagtttaatgaagtcatagaaaatatgaaaattaaatttttaaattcagccacaaggcaagaaaaactatcaattttatcattgttaccaaaatcatggtcagtacaaaaaattgtagacgaattcaaaactagtagaaatatggcatcagatgcaagaaaggaaaaaaataatgtattagattcatctcaaggttcaagctctggaaaagctttgagtaatgaaacaaaagaactggttttgaatttttttgaggacgatgatataagccgtgcaatgccaggccaaagagattttgttagcgtaaagacaggaaataagagattagctgttcagaaaagattgttaatgatgacattaagagaagcttttaatcgctttaatgaagtgtacgtcaatgtaaaaatagggttttcatcatttgcaagcctccggccaaggcaatgtaaactattgactatcacaggaacacataatgtttgcgtttgcactacgcatgaaaatgtcaatttaattctacatagcttaaaaaaatacaatgtcttgaatgatctaaaaacattaacgaatagattactttgcgaaaataagacaactcattgccatctacgaagatgtaaaaactgcccagatacctcagttttagaagacagtttattgaaacaactggaagaaaactttgttgaaaagctttcattcgaacaatgggttaccactgacagatgtgatttagaaactattgtaaagcaaaccgatgactttgttacatttttcagctcaaaattagaaagtttgattccgcatgattttgtaaaaaccgaacaatccaattttttgaaaactacaaaacaaaacttgcaagatggtgaatttttggctatttgtgacttttctgaaaattacacttcgttttgcaggatgaagttcaatcacaccattggaacgtgcaacaggccacaatccatcctttcgtaatatattatactgaaaataggcaaattaaacattttagcttcattataatttcagaagaactaagacatgattcagtcgctgttaatttgtttattgataaaatgatgaactttttacaaattgatcaaaataaaaacatgaaaaaaatttattttatgtcagatggtgctgcttcacagtataaaaaccgaaaaaacttttctagcctttgtaagtttaagtcaaagtatggtattgacgctgaatggcatttcttcgcaacatcgcacggaaaaggtccatgcgatgctattggaggtacgataaaacgcatggctaccagagcaagtttagccaaagaacgcgaacacccgataaagactgcaagagagttgtttaattgggcaaacaaacgaaaagaagaagaacttacaaagttgtcattttgttattctactacagaagaatacgaaaatatgtctttgcagctaaataatcaatataataatgcaaaaacaattcaaggaactcaaaaattccactcatttcttcctctatcagaaaatacaataaaggcaaagctttattcaaactgccctgacaatgatgccaaaatattcgatattgttaagaaagttgtgtaaacaataatttgataaaaaatacaggaataaaaataaactgatgtacaaagtataatgttattttttattgcgcacaaataccacccctgaaaaataagccttattcgctcttttgaatcttgctaattgaggagcttgcgatatgcaagagttgaatgcacattttcaacacaatacaccaaaaaccactggaagaaatcattgttcctgatagtgggattttgtaacttgtttttcaaaatacttttaaggcagagaatttcactcaaatctttaagctgtcagtgtcattttaactcaaaattttccaatctttccgaaaaaaatacttttgaaactggagaaacacggagtacattcgaaaagggctaaaacttattaagttatcaaaaaaatcaatattaaattagtaatatcttctaaacggtgcatcttagaaaaatgttaccgaagtacttttttcttgcaaatttgatgtacttccataaaattagggcgacaaacttttttgactttacttaatagctttttttgaaaaccgtaattttttaaaacattttttttttcattgtaacctatttttctccagaacaacccactgtgcactaggtagcattttcagtcagctataacttaaggataataaaaaaaatattgacatgtcacttttgagggaaaaactatattttagttcaaatcacaaaaaccaaacatatttttttaccatgcatattttctccatatagcaccaacaattgtctaaaacttcgccgaagacaccaaaccgatcggacaaaccgttttcgagatacaattttttgaagatatcatgtgcatttttcataggcccttctcataagtaaggctagattaaaaatggcgaaccaagtatgcaaaacggcgtttttgttccccaaaaacttgtatgcaaggttccatg contains:
- the LOC134291597 gene encoding uncharacterized protein LOC134291597, with amino-acid sequence MSKIRCIRPFKDIQCSKELRYLTDGIIQKLKSIGFSKVSTLNTKDFRICSSCRLHIDSRAHLTQNEEQSVAGGSRMPTVQTIPVVPDSQSYESLVTIPSASTLSTIQSNEDFTMPVDVEIFNRGIAAIHVSPIDLGKVKNVHYPEKKCAEIVEGVRRNLFKLDAKTEKANEFNEVIENMKIKFLNSATRQEKLSILSLLPKSWSVQKIVDEFKTSRNMASDARKEKNNVLDSSQGSSSGKALSNETKELVLNFFEDDDISRAMPGQRDFVSVKTGNKRLAVQKRLLMMTLREAFNRFNEVYVNVKIGFSSFASLRPRQCKLLTITGTHNVCVCTTHENVNLILHSLKKYNVLNDLKTLTNRLLCENKTTHCHLRRCKNCPDTSVLEDSLLKQLEENFVEKLSFEQWVTTDRCDLETIVKQTDDFVTFFSSKLESLIPHDFVKTEQSNFLKTTKQNLQDGEFLAICDFSENYTSFCRMKFNHTIGTCNRPQSILS